The Mesotoga sp. Brook.08.105.5.1 genome includes a region encoding these proteins:
- a CDS encoding P-loop NTPase fold protein, producing MDIGKIVQALVDRPLQSEDHHSLINRRKEIRSLEVLIKYQPFGIFGISGETGIGKTTVLNVLDSGDIKKLSVSLIHRDNRETILYDLLFSLSNVLKKDSTGKVSGIAKETEEWIVEQVSIIKGASLGFSLFGSGGGSIEKQKMPRFNVFAAHKKLRTLLEILVMNYGKVLLVIDELDKESKQDVINVLDSLKLELQQDKLMVLFSLPYGIYRDYRQDRMKWNESGNLENVIKDVVFLSELTDSDIRELLLKRLGNLTSWFRPESLEPIVNFADGNPRDALWIAQKVVFDNAGAKFISISDANESVKKIVREYMGGLALTEIQRKTLKVASDFSGNKEELLDLLKSNAIKRTTSYSTIERLTTLGLLIERNGTYRISGKAKVFLNISQ from the coding sequence TTGGACATAGGGAAGATAGTACAGGCATTGGTAGATAGGCCTCTTCAAAGTGAAGACCATCACAGCCTTATCAACCGTCGTAAAGAAATTCGATCTCTCGAGGTTCTCATAAAATACCAGCCATTCGGCATATTTGGCATTTCTGGAGAAACTGGAATAGGAAAGACTACCGTGCTGAACGTTCTTGATTCCGGAGATATAAAGAAGCTGAGTGTTTCGTTGATCCACAGGGATAATCGGGAAACGATTCTTTACGACCTGCTTTTCAGCCTGTCCAACGTCCTCAAAAAGGACTCTACCGGTAAAGTAAGCGGAATCGCGAAAGAAACCGAAGAATGGATCGTCGAGCAAGTCTCGATTATAAAGGGCGCATCGTTGGGATTCTCTCTCTTCGGAAGCGGCGGAGGCAGCATTGAGAAGCAAAAAATGCCGAGATTCAACGTTTTTGCCGCTCATAAAAAACTGCGAACTCTGCTCGAGATACTGGTCATGAACTACGGCAAGGTTCTACTGGTAATAGATGAACTCGATAAAGAAAGCAAGCAGGATGTTATTAATGTTCTCGATTCTTTGAAGCTTGAACTACAACAGGATAAACTGATGGTACTGTTTTCGTTGCCCTACGGTATTTACAGGGACTACAGGCAGGACAGGATGAAATGGAACGAATCGGGCAATCTTGAGAATGTGATAAAAGATGTAGTATTCCTGAGTGAGCTAACGGATTCGGATATAAGGGAGTTGCTGCTTAAGCGTCTTGGCAACCTCACCTCATGGTTCAGACCGGAATCGCTGGAACCGATCGTTAATTTCGCTGACGGTAATCCGCGGGATGCACTCTGGATAGCCCAGAAAGTGGTTTTCGATAATGCAGGTGCGAAGTTCATATCTATAAGCGATGCAAACGAATCGGTAAAGAAAATAGTAAGAGAATACATGGGAGGTCTGGCACTCACAGAAATTCAAAGAAAAACACTGAAAGTGGCATCGGACTTCTCTGGAAATAAAGAAGAACTACTCGATCTATTGAAAAGCAATGCAATCAAAAGAACGACCTCCTATTCCACAATCGAAAGACTTACTACATTAGGATTGCTGATTGAAAGAAACGGAACATACAGAATATCTGGAAAAGCAAAAGTCTTCTTGAACATCTCCCAGTGA
- a CDS encoding AAA family ATPase — MEGAIKRLTLTNFTAFRKLDLECSPGINIFIGSNATGKTHILKCIYAACDITRTKEDFANKLLRVFLPYGMKLGRLVRRQQRSSRASIVLENMKENKIELSFSNHVKIASSANVKGQEKWLKTPIECAYIPVKEMLAHAPGFRSLYNSREIHFEEIYPDIIDRAYKPILRGRVDQDRQQILTLLQDCMDGRVTVKDEEFFLKNTQGNLEFSLLAEGLRKLALLWLLIQNGTLLEGSILFWDEPESNLNPEMIASVVGSLLRLQRLGVQIFLATHDYVVLKQFDLQAEEEDRIRYHSLKRKETKEIVCESEDSYDKLGSNSILATYEKMYHEQIMKTMDAHVDSIP; from the coding sequence TTGGAAGGTGCCATAAAAAGACTCACACTCACCAATTTCACGGCATTTCGAAAACTTGATCTGGAATGCTCGCCTGGAATTAACATCTTCATTGGATCCAATGCAACAGGCAAAACGCATATCTTGAAGTGCATTTATGCGGCTTGCGACATTACTCGAACCAAAGAGGATTTTGCAAACAAACTTCTGAGAGTTTTTTTGCCTTATGGGATGAAACTTGGCAGGCTAGTGAGAAGGCAGCAGAGAAGTAGTCGCGCATCAATTGTTCTGGAAAACATGAAAGAGAACAAGATTGAGCTTTCCTTTTCTAACCACGTCAAAATCGCTTCGTCGGCTAATGTGAAGGGGCAGGAAAAGTGGTTAAAGACGCCCATTGAATGCGCATACATCCCGGTGAAAGAGATGCTTGCGCACGCACCCGGTTTTAGATCGCTGTATAACAGTAGAGAGATTCATTTCGAAGAAATCTATCCTGATATTATCGACAGAGCTTACAAGCCTATTTTGCGAGGGCGCGTCGATCAAGATCGACAACAGATTCTGACTTTGCTTCAGGACTGTATGGATGGAAGAGTGACGGTGAAGGACGAGGAGTTCTTCCTGAAGAACACCCAAGGAAACCTAGAGTTCTCTCTGCTTGCTGAAGGCTTGAGAAAGTTAGCGCTTCTGTGGCTCTTAATTCAGAACGGTACTTTGCTCGAAGGCTCCATCCTCTTCTGGGATGAACCAGAGAGCAACTTGAATCCAGAAATGATAGCTTCAGTTGTGGGAAGTTTGCTGAGACTCCAAAGACTAGGAGTTCAAATATTTCTTGCTACGCATGACTATGTAGTACTGAAACAGTTCGATCTTCAAGCCGAAGAGGAAGACAGGATCAGATACCATTCCTTGAAGAGAAAAGAGACTAAAGAGATAGTTTGCGAGAGTGAAGATAGTTACGACAAATTGGGTTCCAATTCAATATTGGCTACATATGAGAAGATGTATCACGAACAGATTATGAAGACAATGGATGCTCATGTTGACTCGATTCCTTGA